A genome region from Clupea harengus chromosome 7, Ch_v2.0.2, whole genome shotgun sequence includes the following:
- the LOC105910601 gene encoding apelin receptor A gives MEPTMEYPDSYEYYDDNETACDFSEWEPSYSLIPVLYMLIFILGLSGNGLVIFTVWRAKAKRRAADVYIGNLALADLTFVVTLPLWAVYTALGYHWPFGVALCKISSYVVLVNMYASVFCLTCLSFDRYLAIVHSLSSGHLRSRDTIMASLGGIWLLSGVLALPTLLFRTTMDDEVSNRTTCAMDFSLVAPNQHHESLWIAGLSLSSSVLGFLLPFLAMTVFYCFIGCTVTRHFSQLRKEDQKKRRLLKIITTLVVVFALCWTPFHVLKSMDALSYLDLAPSSCSFLHFLLLAHPYATCLAYVNSCLNPFLYAFFDLRFRSQCLCLLSLKKAMHGHMSSVSSTLSAQTQKSEVQSLATKV, from the coding sequence ATGGAGCCCACGATGGAATATCCCGACAGTTATGAGTACTATGATGACAACGAAACGGCGTGCGACTTCTCGGAGTGGGAGCCGTCTTACTCGCTCATCCCGGTTCTGTACATGCTCATTTTTATCCTCGGCCTCTCGGGCAACGGCTTGGTGATCTTCACCGTGTGGCGCGCTAAAGCCAAGCGGCGCGCAGCCGACGTGTACATCGGCAACCTGGCCCTGGCGGACTTGACGTTCGTGGTGACTCTGCCGCTCTGGGCCGTCTACACGGCACTCGGCTACCACTGGCCGTTCGGCGTGGCCCTGTGCAAAATCAGCAGCTATGTGGTGCTGGTCAACATGTACGCCAGCGTCTTCTGCCTTACCTGCTTGAGCTTTGACCGTTACCTGGCCATTGTGCACTCGCTGTCCAGTGGACACCTGCGCTCGCGGGACACCATCATGGCGTCGCTAGGTGGCATCTGGCTGCTGTCGGGCGTGCTGGCGCTGCCCACACTCCTCTTCCGTACCACCATGGACGACGAGGTGAGCAACCGCACCACCTGCGCCATGGACTTCAGCCTGGTGGCGCCCAACCAGCACCATGAGTCGCTGTGGATCGCGGGTCTGAGCCTGTCCTCCTCTGTGCTGGGCTTCCTGCTACCCTTCCTGGCCATGACAGTGTTCTACTGTTTCATCGGCTGCACGGTGACACGTCACTTCAGCCAGCTGCGCAAGGAGGACCAGAAGAAGCGGCGCCTGCTCAAGATCATCACTACGCTGGTGGTGGTCTTCGCCCTGTGCTGGACGCCCTTCCACGTGCTCAAGAGCATGGATGCGCTGTCCTACCTGGACCTGgctccctcctcctgctccttcctGCACTTCCTGCTCCTCGCCCACCCCTACGCCACCTGCCTGGCCTACGTCAACAGCTGCCTCAACCCGTTCCTGTACGCCTTCTTCGACCTGCGCTTCCGCTCGCAGTGCCTGTGCCTGCTCAGCCTCAAGAAGGCCATGCACGGCCACATGAGCTCGGTCAGCTCCACGCTCAGCGCCCAGACGCAGAAGAGCGAGGTGCAGTCGCTTGCAACCAAGGTCTGA